A genomic window from Pagrus major chromosome 23, Pma_NU_1.0 includes:
- the LOC141019490 gene encoding ras-related protein Rab-35 yields MAGKDYNHLFKLLIIGDSNVGKSSLLLRFADNSFSGSYITTIGVDFKIRTVDIDGERVKLQIWDTAGQERFRTITSTYYRNTHGVIIVYDVTNPESFVNVKRWLNEISQNCDNVCKILVGNKNDDPARKQVDTQDAVRFGESMGVRVFETSAKENINVEEMFMAFTHMVLRAKKQSQNRAEREREREKDTVNINAQRDRDRRKRGKKCC; encoded by the exons ATGGCGGGGAAGGACTACAATCATCTCTTTAAGCTGCTCATCATTGGAGACTCCA atGTGGGGAAAAGCAGCCTTCTGCTCCGCTTTGCAGACAACTCCTTCTCTG GCAGTTACATCACCACCATCGGCGTCGACTTTAAGATCCGAACAGTGGACATCGACGGAGAGCGAGTGAAGCTGCAGATCTGGGACACAGCGGGGCAGGAGAGATTCAGAACCATCACATCAAC gtactacagaaacacacacggTGTCATTATTGTTTATGACGTGACGAATCCAGAGTCGTTTGTAAATGTTAAGAGGTGGTTAAATGAGATCTCCCAGAACTGTGACAACGTCTGCAAGATCCTGG TGGGAAACAAAAATGACGACCCTGCCAGGAAGCAGGTGGATACCCAGGATGCTGTGCGTTTTGGGGAGTCGATGGGAGTTCGGGTGTTCGAGACCAGCGCCAAAGAGAACATAAATGTAGAAGAG ATGTTCATGGCCTTCACACACATGGTGCTCCGGGCCAAGAAGCAGAGCCAGAACCGAGCCGAGCGGGAACGAGAGCGTGAGAAGGACACAGTCAACATCAACGCCCAGCGAGACCGAGACCgcaggaagagagggaagaagtGCTGCTGA